A region from the Lolium perenne isolate Kyuss_39 chromosome 4, Kyuss_2.0, whole genome shotgun sequence genome encodes:
- the LOC127346953 gene encoding protein FAR1-RELATED SEQUENCE 5-like, translating to MDRMFANKKYPTMQEISEASTPTVGMEFDSKDDAFFFFALYARRVGFAIKKDTSYESRKTNEITRQTFSCNRCRDDTYVDSALRQRRTSRIVQTKCKVRMFVKEYRGKWSISNVRLEHNHNLAPSEWIVRFMKCHRSMSASDKTLIHILQETRVPPRNIMKIFRKTRGSFRAVPFDTKNLENELAKERKKIKNRDIEELLLLFKEAREKMPGFRHSLDVDSDNRVKSIFWIDQIGRANYSKFGQFVSFDTTFSTNQYGMPFAPILGVDNYGKTVVFAVGLLEDERADTFKWLFEEFLSAMDNKHPETIITDQDVAMRIAISEALPYTIAPFTQLSHQQEPG from the coding sequence ATGGACAGAATGTTTgcaaacaagaagtatccaacaatGCAAGAGATATCAGAGGCATCTACTCCCACAGTTGGGATGGAATTCGATTCAAAAGATGATGCATTCTTCTTCTTTGCATTGTACGCAAGAAGGGTTGGATTTGCAATAAAAAAGGACACCTCCTACGAGTCTAGAAAAACCAATGAAATAACAAGACAGACATTCTCATGCAACAGGTGCCGTGACGATACATACGTTGACAGTGCACTCAGACAGAGACGGACTTCCAGGATTGTGCAGACAAAATGCAAAGTCAGAATGTTTGTGAAAGAATACAGAGGAAAGTGGTCAATAAGTAACGTAAGACTAGAACATAACCACAACCTAGCTCCGTCAGAGTGGATAGTAAGGTTCATGAAGTGTCACAGGTCAATGTCTGCATCAGACAAGACTCTGATCCACATCCTACAAGAAACAAGAGTTCCACCCAGGAACATAATGAAaatattcaggaaaacaaggggaAGCTTCAGGGCAGTTCCATTTGATACAAAAAACCTAGAGAACGAGCTagcaaaagaaagaaagaaaattaaGAACAGGGACATTGAAGAGTTGTTGCTACTATTCAAGGAAGCACGTGAAAAGATGCCTGGATTCAGACATTCACTTGATGTTGACAGCGATAATAGAGTGAAAAGTATATTTTGGATAGACCAAATAGGGAGGGCAAACTACTCAAAGTTTGGTCAATTTGTATCATTTGATACAACATTTTCAACCAACCAGTATGGGATGCCATTTGCTCCAATATTAGGGGTTGATAACTATGGCAAAAcagtcgtgttcgcggtaggactgCTCGAGGATGAGAGAGCAGACACTTTCAAGTGGCTGTTTGAGGAATTCCTGTCTGCTATGGACAACAAGCACCCAGAAACTATAATAACAGACCAAGACGTTGCAATGAGGATTGCAATATCTGAAGCATTACCTTACACGATTGCACCGTTTACGCAACTTTCACATCAGCAAGAACCTGGATGA